The sequence GATTGATAGAAAAGCACCGCAAATCTAACATTATCATCTACCCTTTGGCTTTTACGATTGACAATTCTGAAACGCTCTATGAGTTAGAGATACAATACCGCTTAATGGCAGCACGCCTAGCGATTAAAGAATATTTAGTTTGTCCGTGTTTAAACGACTCCATAGAGTTTGCAAAGTTCATCATTGAATTAGTGAAAAATCTTAAAGATGAGTGAAACTTGCATAAAAAAGCGATTATTGTAGTAAGATATTGAGTTTCAAATTATGACAAAAAAGTTATTGCAAAAAAGGTTATTTTATGTTTTCATTTTCTTATTTTTTTTCCAAAAAATTTTTAAGCGTTTTACTGCTTATTTCATTAGTTTTAAGCGCTTGCAAGTCCAACAATAAGGACAAATTAGACGAAAATCTTTTAAGTTCAGGCTCTCAAAGCTCTAAAGAATTAGACGATGAGCGAGACAATATAGACAAAAAGAGTTACGCCGGTTTAGAGGATATTTTCTCAGACACCAAGTTCATTAGCCCCAATGATAAATACATGCTTTTAGTTTTTGGGCGTAATGGTTGCTCCTATTGTGAAAGGCTTAAAAAAGATCTCAAGAATGTCAAGGAATTGCATGATTATGTTAAGGATCATTTTAGCGCTTACTATATCAATATCAGCTACCCTAAAATGCATAATTTTAAAGTCGGCGATAAAGATAAAAATGATGAAAAAGAAATCAAAATGTCCACAGAAGAATTGGCGCAAATTTATGCCGTCCAATCCACCCCTAGCATTGTTTTATCTGACAAAACCGGTAAAACCATCTATGAATTGCCCGGTTACATGCCTTCTACACAATTTTTAGCCGTGTTGGAATTTATTGGCAATGGAGAATACCAAAAAGCAGCAAGCGATAAGGATTTCATCAAGCAATTAAAAGCTTACATCAAATACAAAACCGATCTTTCTAAAAACAAGTCTAGCTAGGAAATGCTAATGAAAAGTCTCAAAAGCTTGCTTTCTCTTTTGCTAGCTTCTTTTTGGGTCGCTATCCCTTTAATTATCCTTTACGCTTTGGCATGCGCGATAGCCACTTTTATAGAAAACGACTACGGCACAAGCGCGAGTAAGGCTATTGTGTATAACACCCCTTGGTTTAATTTCTTGCATGCGTATTTGTTGGTGGTTTTAATAGGCACTTTCATTAAGTCTAAAGCTTTGGAGCGCAAAAGGTATGCGAGCCTTTTTTTCCATAGCTCGTTGATTTTAATCATTTTAGGGGCAGCGATCACGCGTTTTTTTGGCGTGGAAGGCCTTATGCATGTGCGAGAAAATAGTGTTCAAAGCTCTTTTGAAAGCACGGACACTTACCTTAACATCAGTTTGAATGACACGACTAAACTTTCTTTAAAAACTCCTTTAACCTTTTATCATCCCAAACGATTAAGACCTATTCATGCCACTTTAGATCACAAGCCTTTAATTTTAGAACCATTAGAGATTTACAAACAAAACGCCATTAAAAAAGATGACGCCACTATTTTAGTGCTAAAAGCGACTTATAATGGCGTGAGCCACAAATTCAACCTTATTAAAACCAACAGAAATGAAGGCATAGAAGAGAGCGAAATGTTTAAAGACGACAAGCTTTCTTTAAGTTTTGGATCGGCTTATATTGAATTGCCTTTCCAAATCAAATTGAAGCGTTTTGAATTAGAGCGCTACGCTGGCTCTATGAGCCCTTCATCTTACGCTTCAGAAGTGGAAGTGTTAAAACTGGATAACACCTTAATCAAACCTTATAGGATTTTTATGAACCATGTCTTAGATTATGAAGGCTATCGCTTTTTCCAATCTTCCTATGATATGGATGAAAAAGGCACGATCCTTTCTGTCAATAAAGACCCAGGCAAAATCCCCACTTATTTAGGGTATGCGATACTTATTTTAGGGGCTTTGTGGTTGCTTTTGGATAAAAATGGGCGTTTTTTAAAGCTTTCACGCTTTTTAAAATCCCAACAAATGGCTAGTTTCTTACTCGCTTTCATTTTAATAAGCCCTTTAACTCATTCGTTCGCTGATGAGGCTAAAATTGATA comes from Helicobacter acinonychis and encodes:
- a CDS encoding SoxW family protein; amino-acid sequence: MFSFSYFFSKKFLSVLLLISLVLSACKSNNKDKLDENLLSSGSQSSKELDDERDNIDKKSYAGLEDIFSDTKFISPNDKYMLLVFGRNGCSYCERLKKDLKNVKELHDYVKDHFSAYYINISYPKMHNFKVGDKDKNDEKEIKMSTEELAQIYAVQSTPSIVLSDKTGKTIYELPGYMPSTQFLAVLEFIGNGEYQKAASDKDFIKQLKAYIKYKTDLSKNKSS